Proteins encoded together in one Mycobacterium noviomagense window:
- a CDS encoding DUF4190 domain-containing protein yields the protein MTTPGGGSGENAHDDANRPHSAEQTPPDRGASGEPAYSGYEPPPSGFEPPSPPSGYPPPAYPPPGYPQAGYPPPGGHPSAGGPPPGYQDASGYGGPSYPPVPPQYGSSAGGYGQPYPGGYPGPEYPGGYGAPPQSGTNNLAIASLVTSVIGLIPYCGGLLSIAGIVLGTIAVKQIKQTGQQGYGLAVAGIVVGTTTLLVGLILLSLLCHDFGSNKT from the coding sequence ATGACAACTCCCGGCGGCGGTTCCGGCGAGAACGCGCACGACGACGCCAACAGGCCGCACTCGGCCGAGCAGACACCGCCCGATCGGGGCGCTTCCGGCGAGCCAGCGTACTCGGGTTACGAGCCCCCACCATCCGGGTTCGAGCCGCCCTCGCCGCCGTCGGGGTATCCACCGCCGGCTTATCCGCCGCCCGGCTACCCGCAGGCCGGTTATCCACCGCCGGGCGGTCATCCCTCTGCGGGCGGTCCGCCTCCCGGGTATCAGGACGCCTCCGGCTACGGCGGCCCGTCGTACCCACCGGTACCGCCGCAATACGGCTCTTCGGCAGGTGGCTACGGCCAGCCGTATCCGGGTGGTTACCCGGGCCCGGAATACCCCGGCGGCTACGGAGCGCCACCGCAGTCGGGGACGAACAACCTGGCGATCGCGTCACTCGTGACGTCAGTCATCGGTCTCATTCCGTACTGCGGCGGCCTATTGTCCATCGCCGGTATCGTCCTGGGCACGATTGCAGTCAAACAAATCAAGCAAACTGGCCAGCAAGGTTACGGCCTCGCCGTCGCCGGCATCGTGGTTGGCACCACGACCCTGCTGGTCGGTCTGATTTTACTATCTTTGCTCTGCCACGACTTTGGCAGTAACAAGACGTGA
- a CDS encoding ABC transporter substrate-binding protein, with amino-acid sequence MASRRVRARRLCAVASAALTTASLLLACGRVGGGLVISLYTPADDSGTYTAIAKRCTEQVQGRFAIQQMSLPRTADDQRLQLARRITGKDRTLDVMGLDVVWTAEFAEAGWALPLSDDPAKLAESDATADTLPGPLATARWQHRLYAAPIATNTQLLWYRADSMDQPPTTWDGMVAEAVRLHATGKPSWIAVQAKQYEGLVVWFNTLLTSAGGQVLSDDGKTVTLTDTPAHRAATVKALQIMKAVATAPGADPSITQTDEGTARLALEAGRAALEVNWPFVLPSMLENAVKGGVSFLPLNHDPDLAGSINGIGMFTPTDQQFRAAYEASKKVFGFAPYPGVQPGQPAKVTIGGLNLAVAKTTRHKAEAFEAVRCLRSLQNQKYLSIRGGLPAVRTSLYADPQFQAKYPQYDIIRQQLTSAAVRPATPLYQAVSTRISSTLAPITGIDPERTADALTAQVQKAIDGKGLIP; translated from the coding sequence GTGGCGAGTCGTCGCGTGCGCGCACGGCGGCTGTGCGCAGTTGCGTCGGCGGCGCTGACCACGGCGTCACTGCTGTTGGCCTGTGGGCGGGTCGGCGGGGGACTGGTGATCAGCCTCTACACGCCAGCCGACGACAGCGGGACCTATACCGCGATCGCCAAGCGCTGCACCGAGCAGGTCCAGGGACGCTTCGCCATCCAGCAGATGAGTTTGCCCAGAACGGCCGACGACCAGCGGCTGCAATTGGCCCGCAGAATTACCGGCAAGGACCGCACGCTGGATGTGATGGGCCTCGACGTGGTGTGGACGGCGGAATTCGCCGAGGCGGGCTGGGCGCTGCCGCTCTCGGACGACCCGGCCAAACTAGCCGAATCCGACGCCACCGCCGACACGTTGCCCGGCCCGCTTGCCACGGCCCGATGGCAGCACAGGCTCTACGCCGCACCGATCGCCACGAACACGCAATTGCTTTGGTACCGAGCCGATTCGATGGACCAGCCACCGACGACGTGGGACGGCATGGTGGCCGAGGCGGTACGGCTGCACGCGACGGGAAAGCCCAGCTGGATCGCGGTGCAGGCCAAGCAGTACGAGGGACTTGTCGTGTGGTTCAACACCTTGCTGACCAGCGCCGGTGGTCAGGTGCTCTCCGACGACGGCAAGACCGTCACGCTGACCGACACGCCAGCGCACCGGGCCGCCACCGTCAAGGCGCTGCAGATCATGAAGGCGGTGGCGACCGCACCCGGTGCCGACCCGTCGATCACGCAGACCGACGAGGGCACCGCTCGGTTGGCGCTCGAAGCCGGCAGAGCCGCTTTGGAAGTCAACTGGCCGTTCGTGTTGCCGTCGATGCTGGAGAACGCCGTGAAGGGCGGGGTGTCGTTCCTGCCGCTCAACCACGACCCCGACCTGGCCGGAAGCATCAACGGCATCGGCATGTTCACGCCCACCGATCAGCAATTCCGTGCGGCGTATGAAGCCAGCAAAAAGGTGTTCGGGTTCGCGCCGTATCCCGGTGTGCAGCCGGGCCAGCCGGCCAAGGTAACGATCGGCGGGCTCAACCTGGCGGTGGCCAAGACGACCCGGCACAAGGCCGAGGCATTCGAAGCGGTTCGCTGCCTGCGCAGCCTGCAGAACCAGAAGTATCTGTCGATCCGGGGCGGTCTGCCGGCGGTGCGTACCTCGCTGTATGCCGATCCGCAGTTCCAGGCGAAATACCCGCAGTACGACATCATCCGGCAGCAACTCACCAGCGCGGCGGTTCGGCCCGCCACCCCGCTGTATCAGGCGGTTTCCACGCGGATCTCGTCGACGCTGGCTCCAATCACCGGTATCGACCCAGAGCGCACCGCCGATGCGCTCACCGCGCAGGTGCAGAAGGCCATCGACGGCAAGGGGCTCATCCCATGA
- the corA gene encoding magnesium/cobalt transporter CorA, whose translation MPSFRASLRPVARSTFAEPDSRSISAPVTQAMVDCGVYVDGERLPGPCTHADALAKAREIEQTGQEAFVWIGLHEPDERQMRDVAEVFGLHPLAAEDAVVAHQRPKLERYDETLFLVLKTVNYVPHDSVVLAREIVESGEIMIFVGKDFVVTVRHGEHGGLSQVRKQMEAAPEQLRLGPYAVMHAIADYVVDHYLEVANLIETDIDNLEEVAFTPGHQIDVEPIYLLKREVVELRRCVSPLSVPFQRMQSEHKDVISKEVRRYLRDVADHQAQAAEQIASYDEMLTSLVQAALAQVGMQQNIDMRKISAWAAILGVPTMIAGIYGMNFKYMPILHWYWGYPVVMTVMIGACVILYRNFRHRDWL comes from the coding sequence ATGCCATCGTTTCGCGCATCACTTCGGCCGGTGGCCCGCTCCACATTCGCCGAGCCGGACAGCCGGTCCATTTCGGCGCCGGTTACGCAAGCCATGGTCGACTGCGGCGTGTACGTCGACGGCGAGCGCCTACCCGGGCCGTGTACCCACGCCGACGCTCTGGCCAAGGCGCGTGAGATCGAGCAGACCGGCCAGGAAGCGTTTGTCTGGATCGGCCTGCACGAGCCGGACGAACGCCAGATGCGCGACGTGGCCGAGGTTTTCGGACTGCACCCGCTGGCCGCCGAAGACGCCGTCGTCGCACACCAGCGGCCCAAGCTGGAGCGCTATGACGAAACTCTGTTCCTGGTCCTGAAAACCGTCAACTACGTCCCTCACGACTCTGTAGTCCTGGCCCGCGAAATCGTCGAGTCCGGCGAGATCATGATATTCGTCGGCAAGGATTTCGTGGTCACCGTTCGGCACGGTGAACACGGCGGCCTTTCCCAGGTGCGCAAGCAAATGGAGGCCGCCCCTGAGCAGCTGCGCCTGGGGCCCTATGCGGTGATGCACGCGATTGCCGACTACGTGGTGGACCACTACCTGGAAGTGGCCAACCTCATCGAGACCGATATCGACAACCTCGAAGAAGTCGCGTTCACCCCCGGGCACCAGATCGACGTCGAACCGATCTACCTGCTCAAACGCGAAGTCGTCGAGCTACGCCGCTGCGTCAGCCCGCTGTCGGTCCCGTTCCAGCGGATGCAGTCCGAGCACAAGGATGTGATCTCCAAGGAAGTGCGGCGCTATCTGCGCGACGTCGCCGACCACCAGGCGCAAGCCGCCGAGCAGATCGCCAGCTACGACGAAATGCTCACCTCTCTGGTACAGGCCGCGCTGGCTCAGGTCGGCATGCAGCAGAACATCGACATGCGCAAGATCTCGGCCTGGGCGGCAATCTTGGGTGTCCCCACCATGATCGCCGGCATCTACGGCATGAACTTCAAGTACATGCCCATACTGCACTGGTATTGGGGCTACCCGGTCGTGATGACCGTGATGATCGGCGCCTGCGTCATTCTCTACCGCAACTTCCGGCACCGCGACTGGCTGTAA
- a CDS encoding ABC transporter ATP-binding protein, giving the protein MAEIVLDRVTKSYPDGATAVKELSITIADGEFVILVGPSGCGKTTTLNMIAGLEDISSGELRIDGKRVNEKAPKDRDIAMVFQSYALYPHMTVRQNIAFPLTLAKKKKAEIAEKVEETAKILDLTDFLDRKPSQLSGGQRQRVAMGRAIVRHPKAFLMDEPLSNLDAKLRVQMRGEIARLQRRLGTTTVYVTHDQTEAMTLGDRVVVMCGGVAQQIGTPDELYERPVNLFVAGFIGSPAMNFFPATLTPTGLTLPFGEVTLTQPVLDVIAEHPKPDNVIVGIRPEHLADAALIDAYQRLQALTFEVKVDMVESLGADKYVYFTTAGWDVHAAQLAELAEESEGQENQFVARVPHESKAAKGQSLELACDTLKLAVFDADSGVNLTIPPPAG; this is encoded by the coding sequence ATGGCCGAGATTGTGTTGGACAGGGTGACCAAGAGTTACCCCGACGGCGCGACGGCCGTGAAGGAATTGAGCATTACCATCGCCGACGGCGAGTTTGTCATCTTGGTGGGGCCTTCGGGATGCGGTAAGACCACCACACTGAACATGATTGCCGGACTGGAGGATATCTCCTCGGGGGAATTGCGCATCGACGGTAAACGCGTTAACGAGAAGGCGCCCAAGGACCGCGACATCGCGATGGTGTTCCAGTCGTATGCGCTCTATCCGCATATGACGGTGCGTCAGAATATCGCCTTCCCGCTGACGTTGGCGAAGAAGAAAAAAGCGGAGATCGCCGAGAAGGTCGAGGAGACCGCGAAAATCCTTGACCTCACTGACTTTCTGGATCGCAAGCCTTCGCAATTGTCAGGTGGGCAGCGCCAGCGTGTCGCAATGGGGCGCGCGATTGTGCGGCATCCCAAGGCATTCCTGATGGACGAGCCGTTGTCGAACCTGGACGCCAAGCTGCGGGTGCAGATGCGCGGCGAGATCGCGCGGCTACAGCGGCGGCTTGGCACCACCACTGTCTACGTGACCCACGACCAAACCGAGGCGATGACGCTCGGCGACCGGGTAGTGGTGATGTGCGGGGGCGTTGCACAGCAGATCGGCACTCCCGACGAGCTTTACGAACGGCCGGTCAACCTGTTCGTCGCCGGGTTCATCGGCTCGCCGGCGATGAACTTCTTTCCCGCCACGCTCACACCTACCGGGCTGACACTGCCGTTCGGCGAGGTGACGCTGACGCAGCCGGTCCTCGACGTGATCGCCGAGCATCCCAAGCCGGACAACGTCATCGTCGGGATCCGGCCCGAGCATCTCGCCGATGCCGCACTGATCGACGCCTACCAACGCCTTCAGGCGCTGACCTTCGAGGTGAAGGTCGACATGGTCGAATCGCTGGGCGCCGACAAATACGTGTACTTCACCACCGCCGGGTGGGACGTGCACGCAGCTCAACTAGCCGAGCTGGCGGAAGAATCGGAAGGACAGGAAAACCAGTTCGTCGCCCGCGTCCCGCACGAGTCCAAGGCAGCCAAAGGACAGTCGCTCGAGTTAGCTTGCGACACGCTGAAACTCGCGGTGTTCGACGCCGACTCCGGCGTCAACCTGACCATTCCGCCACCGGCTGGGTGA
- a CDS encoding DUF4190 domain-containing protein, producing the protein MTDPQQPPSTPWGDEQPRPQNPPPSADAQRPVDYSEYPLPPSLPAPGYPPPHPVEAPGYPVYPGQAVPYGPYRIAPPPGTNGLAIASLVTSLVGVVFCGIPSIVGLILGIIAMQQTKRTGQEGHGLAVAGVIVGGTMTALVVLAAIFVVIPFIAATASP; encoded by the coding sequence GTGACCGATCCTCAACAACCACCGAGCACCCCTTGGGGGGATGAGCAACCAAGGCCACAGAACCCACCGCCCTCGGCCGACGCCCAGCGACCCGTCGACTATTCCGAGTACCCGCTGCCACCTTCCCTTCCGGCCCCCGGCTACCCGCCCCCGCATCCAGTCGAAGCGCCCGGATACCCGGTATATCCCGGACAAGCAGTCCCATACGGCCCATACCGGATCGCGCCGCCACCGGGCACCAATGGCTTGGCGATCGCATCACTGGTCACGTCGCTGGTTGGGGTGGTCTTTTGCGGGATTCCGTCGATCGTGGGACTGATCCTCGGAATCATCGCGATGCAGCAGACCAAACGAACCGGTCAGGAGGGGCATGGTCTCGCCGTGGCCGGAGTCATCGTCGGCGGAACAATGACCGCGCTGGTGGTGCTCGCCGCCATTTTCGTAGTCATCCCATTCATCGCCGCCACAGCCTCGCCTTAG
- a CDS encoding malate dehydrogenase codes for MSTTPLKVAVTGAAGQIGYSLLFRLASGALLGPDRPIELRLLEIEPALKALEGVVMELEDCAFPLLAGMEIGADATKIFDGVNLALLVGARPRTKGMERADLLEANGAIFTAQGKALNDVAADDVRIGVTGNPANTNALIAMNNAPDIPRERFSALTRLDHNRAIAQLAKKTGAAVTDIKKMTIWGNHSTTQYPDILHAEIGGKNAAEVLNDQTWIENDFIPTVAKRGAAIIDARGASSAASAASATIDAARDWLLGTPDGDWVSMAVVSDGSYDVPEGLVSSFPVTTKDGNWSIVQGLEIDEFSRGRIDASTAELSDERSAVTELGLI; via the coding sequence GTGAGCACAACTCCCCTCAAGGTCGCCGTCACCGGCGCGGCGGGCCAGATCGGTTACAGCCTGTTGTTCCGCCTGGCCAGCGGCGCGCTGCTCGGCCCTGACCGCCCGATCGAGCTGCGTCTGCTGGAGATCGAGCCTGCCTTGAAGGCGCTCGAGGGTGTGGTGATGGAGCTCGAGGACTGCGCGTTTCCGCTGCTGGCCGGCATGGAGATCGGTGCGGACGCGACGAAGATCTTCGACGGCGTGAACCTGGCCTTGCTCGTCGGAGCGCGGCCGCGCACCAAGGGCATGGAACGAGCCGACTTGCTGGAGGCCAACGGCGCCATCTTCACCGCGCAGGGCAAAGCCCTCAACGACGTCGCCGCCGACGACGTCCGCATCGGCGTGACCGGCAATCCCGCCAACACCAACGCGCTGATCGCGATGAACAATGCGCCCGATATTCCGCGGGAACGGTTCTCTGCGCTGACCCGGCTGGACCACAACCGCGCGATAGCGCAGCTGGCCAAGAAGACCGGCGCCGCGGTCACCGACATCAAGAAGATGACGATCTGGGGCAACCATTCGACCACTCAGTACCCCGACATCTTGCACGCCGAGATCGGCGGCAAGAACGCCGCCGAGGTGCTAAACGACCAGACCTGGATCGAGAACGACTTCATTCCAACCGTGGCCAAGCGCGGCGCGGCGATCATCGACGCCCGCGGCGCGTCCTCGGCCGCCTCGGCGGCGTCAGCGACCATCGACGCTGCCCGCGACTGGCTGCTCGGCACCCCCGACGGCGACTGGGTCTCGATGGCCGTCGTCTCCGACGGCTCCTACGACGTGCCGGAGGGCTTGGTCTCCTCGTTCCCGGTGACCACCAAGGACGGCAACTGGAGCATCGTGCAGGGCTTGGAGATCGACGAGTTCTCCCGCGGCCGGATCGACGCGTCGACCGCCGAGCTCTCTGACGAGCGCAGCGCCGTCACCGAACTCGGCCTGATCTGA
- a CDS encoding HpcH/HpaI aldolase/citrate lyase family protein has protein sequence MNIAYRPRRTCLSVPGSSPKMIEKAKGLPADEVFLDLEDAVAPDAKASARTRVAAALAEPGWAEQLRGVRVNDWTTPWTHADLIEVVSAVGATPGARLDVVVLPKVSDASHVQALDLLLTQLETVHGLPVGGIGIDAQIEDARGLTNINAIAAVPRVQALVLGPADLMASLNMRTRVVGEQPEGYDVGDAYHHALMTILVAARAHGIAAIDGPYLKVRDIEAFRRVAGRSAALGYDGKWVLHPDQIAAGNEIFSPRQDEYDHAELVLEAYEWHTSAAGGARGAVMLGDEMIDEASRKMALVVAAKGRAAGMRRQSGPFVRPSA, from the coding sequence CATCGCCTATCGACCCCGCCGGACCTGCCTGTCGGTGCCGGGCAGCAGCCCGAAAATGATCGAGAAGGCCAAGGGTTTGCCCGCCGACGAGGTTTTCCTCGACCTCGAAGATGCCGTCGCACCGGACGCGAAGGCCTCCGCGCGCACACGGGTGGCCGCCGCGCTCGCCGAGCCGGGATGGGCCGAGCAGCTGCGCGGCGTCCGGGTCAACGACTGGACGACGCCATGGACCCACGCCGACCTCATCGAGGTGGTCTCGGCCGTCGGCGCCACACCCGGCGCCCGGCTGGACGTGGTGGTGTTGCCCAAGGTTTCCGACGCCTCGCATGTGCAGGCGCTCGATCTTCTGCTGACCCAGCTGGAAACGGTCCACGGACTGCCCGTCGGCGGCATCGGAATCGACGCGCAGATCGAGGACGCCCGGGGCCTGACGAACATCAATGCGATCGCGGCCGTGCCGCGGGTCCAGGCGCTGGTGCTCGGCCCGGCCGACTTGATGGCCAGCCTGAACATGCGCACCCGGGTTGTCGGCGAACAACCCGAGGGCTACGACGTCGGAGACGCCTACCACCATGCCCTGATGACGATTCTGGTCGCCGCTCGCGCCCACGGCATTGCCGCGATCGACGGGCCTTACCTCAAAGTGCGCGACATCGAAGCGTTCCGCCGGGTCGCGGGCCGCTCGGCGGCGCTCGGTTACGACGGGAAATGGGTGTTGCACCCGGACCAGATCGCTGCGGGCAACGAGATTTTCAGCCCCCGCCAGGACGAATACGACCACGCCGAGTTGGTGCTGGAGGCTTACGAATGGCACACCTCGGCCGCCGGGGGTGCGCGCGGCGCGGTGATGCTCGGCGACGAGATGATCGACGAAGCGAGCCGCAAGATGGCGCTGGTTGTCGCGGCGAAAGGCCGCGCGGCGGGAATGCGGCGCCAGTCCGGGCCTTTCGTGCGGCCGAGCGCCTGA
- a CDS encoding carbohydrate ABC transporter permease — protein sequence MTAAVGERSAAALGRAPTESRKSERRLAFLLITPAVILMLAVTAYPVGYAVWLSLQRYNFATPASTRFIGLANYQTVLTDRLWWTAFVVTLAITVISVAIEFVVGLALALAMHRTIFGKGVVRTAVLVPYGIVTVAASYSWYYAWTPGTGYLANLLPQASAPLTQQIPSLGIVILAEVWKTTPFMALLLLAGLALVPEDLLKAAQVDGAGAWRRLTKVILPLMKPAILVALLFRTLDAFRIFDNIYVLTGGSNNTESVSILGYDNLFRGFNLGLGSAISVLIFCCVAIIAFLFVKVFGASAPGAGGERA from the coding sequence ATGACTGCGGCTGTCGGCGAACGGTCGGCCGCCGCGCTCGGCAGAGCTCCGACCGAATCCCGCAAATCCGAACGGCGCCTGGCATTCCTGCTCATCACGCCCGCGGTGATCCTCATGCTGGCGGTGACGGCTTATCCGGTCGGCTACGCCGTGTGGTTGAGTTTGCAGCGCTACAACTTCGCTACTCCTGCGTCCACCCGGTTCATCGGCCTGGCCAACTACCAAACCGTGCTGACCGACCGGCTGTGGTGGACCGCATTTGTTGTGACGCTGGCGATCACGGTGATTTCGGTGGCAATCGAGTTCGTAGTGGGCCTGGCGTTGGCGCTGGCGATGCACCGCACCATCTTCGGCAAGGGCGTGGTACGCACCGCCGTTCTGGTTCCCTACGGCATCGTCACAGTAGCGGCGTCGTACAGCTGGTATTACGCCTGGACACCGGGCACCGGGTATCTGGCGAACCTGTTGCCGCAAGCCAGCGCGCCGCTGACCCAGCAGATTCCCTCGCTCGGCATCGTGATCCTGGCCGAGGTGTGGAAGACCACCCCGTTCATGGCGTTGCTGCTGCTGGCCGGACTGGCGTTGGTGCCTGAGGATCTGCTGAAGGCGGCTCAGGTCGACGGCGCCGGCGCGTGGCGGCGGCTCACCAAGGTCATCTTGCCGTTGATGAAACCGGCGATTCTGGTGGCGCTGCTGTTCCGTACGTTGGACGCGTTTCGGATCTTCGACAACATCTATGTGCTGACCGGCGGCTCCAACAACACCGAATCGGTGTCAATCCTGGGCTACGACAACCTGTTCAGGGGCTTCAACCTGGGTCTGGGCTCGGCGATATCGGTGCTGATTTTCTGCTGCGTGGCCATCATCGCATTCCTCTTCGTCAAGGTGTTCGGCGCTTCGGCGCCGGGAGCTGGCGGCGAGCGGGCATGA
- a CDS encoding carbohydrate ABC transporter permease yields MAERVGARRAISWAVIDTLVVLYALLPVLWILSLSLKPSSTVKDGKLIPSAVTLDNYLGIFRGNFFTSALINSIGIGLITTAIAVVIGAMAAYAVARLAFPGKGLLIGAALLIAMFPQISLVTPIFNIERKLGLFNTWPGLIIPYITFALPLAIYTLSAFFREIPWDLEKAARMDGATPAQAFRKVIAPLAAPGIVTAAILVFIFAWNDLLLALSLTATKASITAPVAIVNFPGSSQFEEPTGSIAAGAMVITIPIIVFVLIFQRRIVAGLTSGAVKG; encoded by the coding sequence ATGGCTGAGCGGGTAGGTGCCCGACGTGCGATCAGCTGGGCGGTCATCGACACCCTGGTGGTGCTTTACGCGCTGTTGCCGGTGCTGTGGATCCTGTCGCTGTCGCTGAAGCCGTCGTCAACGGTCAAGGATGGCAAGCTGATTCCGTCGGCGGTGACCTTGGACAACTATCTCGGCATCTTCCGGGGCAATTTTTTCACCTCCGCGTTGATCAACTCGATCGGAATCGGTTTGATCACCACTGCGATCGCGGTCGTTATCGGCGCTATGGCGGCCTACGCGGTGGCACGGCTGGCATTCCCCGGCAAAGGGCTCCTTATCGGTGCCGCTCTCTTGATTGCCATGTTTCCCCAAATCTCGCTCGTCACACCGATTTTCAATATCGAGCGGAAATTAGGGCTGTTCAACACGTGGCCGGGGCTGATCATCCCGTACATCACGTTCGCATTGCCGCTGGCCATCTACACGCTGTCGGCGTTTTTCCGGGAGATCCCGTGGGATCTGGAGAAGGCGGCCAGGATGGACGGCGCCACACCCGCGCAGGCGTTCCGCAAGGTGATCGCCCCGCTGGCCGCGCCTGGAATCGTCACCGCGGCGATCCTCGTGTTCATCTTCGCCTGGAACGACCTACTGCTGGCGTTGTCGTTGACGGCCACCAAAGCATCGATCACCGCACCGGTAGCGATAGTCAACTTTCCCGGCAGTTCCCAATTCGAGGAGCCAACCGGTTCCATCGCAGCCGGCGCGATGGTGATCACGATCCCGATTATCGTTTTTGTTTTAATCTTCCAACGAAGGATTGTTGCCGGGTTGACCTCAGGTGCGGTGAAGGGATAG
- a CDS encoding general stress protein, with amino-acid sequence MTSPFQPGQVPGATSGGPAASRRGVPALPTPPKGWPVGSYPTYAEAQRAVDYLSEQEFPVEQVTIVGVDLMQVERVTGRLTWPKVLGGGMLTGAWLGLFIGLVLGFFSPNPWAALGTGLVAGVFFGLITSAVPYAMARGTRDFSSTMQLVAGRYDVLCDPQNAERARDLLARLAI; translated from the coding sequence ATGACCAGCCCCTTCCAGCCCGGACAGGTTCCCGGCGCGACATCCGGCGGACCCGCTGCGAGCCGCCGTGGCGTGCCTGCTCTGCCGACTCCGCCGAAAGGCTGGCCGGTGGGCTCCTATCCCACGTATGCCGAGGCGCAGCGAGCCGTGGATTACCTGTCTGAGCAGGAATTCCCGGTCGAGCAGGTGACCATCGTTGGGGTCGACTTGATGCAAGTCGAACGGGTCACCGGCCGGCTGACCTGGCCCAAAGTGCTTGGCGGCGGCATGCTGACCGGCGCATGGCTGGGCTTGTTCATCGGCCTGGTGCTTGGGTTCTTCAGCCCCAACCCGTGGGCGGCGTTGGGCACCGGTCTGGTCGCCGGTGTCTTCTTCGGGTTGATCACCTCGGCTGTTCCCTACGCGATGGCCCGCGGGACAAGGGATTTCAGCTCGACGATGCAATTGGTGGCGGGCCGCTACGACGTGCTGTGCGATCCGCAGAACGCCGAGCGGGCGCGGGATTTGCTGGCCCGCCTGGCGATCTGA